One segment of Mus caroli chromosome 6, CAROLI_EIJ_v1.1, whole genome shotgun sequence DNA contains the following:
- the Prrt4 gene encoding proline-rich transmembrane protein 4 isoform X1: MSARGAGAARWPWLRADVRARLPARDPRAAEEVSSLPTRVAEPGGAMAGRGCLELGLFCWVLLAVPVGPQPASSVPGAPLTTLTPPPQSEASMLSLNLGLNFKFHLRGPAAVWGNPVTETHPLSPGLGQESEEEEEGDLRTDPLWELLVGSPGNYLPEWGSAEGSFTPWASSLPPESTSRLSGPTKRPTAPSQPRMGTVTWATALTATPPPTSAPRPHQSELELKFDVALRAGAAPTLGHRSLPLLPSLRASLAEIAGRLGPFGFFGTTVSPLRNFSRQSYPGTTAHPSFAFEVSDSPGLFGTTGSRPPPLLERKFSSPSLLDSVASPSSASIKTTPVQQDPTVSTSGPDELSPASFGNPSTQPGCEPGSCSDPELQDDLGQPPASPLPLFFLTLEADWAEARARWGLAWEAHVYGAGALFGLVALLALLALALLPWRCPPGAPCLALLDLLLLSAGTTRAFPLFYDAYGHRDRLPTLVWLLLQDLPLPCLAAGLGLACLLLARPRTPRCPAGLAALLLLGLGLAAAAALGSAVHRPLRPLRLASRGLHAFLAAFLSGLLLALSCWGGRRRRAGAPLGGAGFKGATPVPQVRSPFAPRESWRRAARTAPVAGTFGLLSGALQGYEVLHALGYGSQAGLEGPWPWWAFQLGLRLGEVGVALPLALLGLYPALCSPRVPRRCWAKLFRLSPGHAAPLLPGGWVPGIRDKEPLGSAIARGDAELLQLCALAGPGPDLLLQGGGCRGFEGAGANPTQSTASSPSSDCTVDFRPPSPINLRRSIEEALCSEALLAPGLFQGPAFGEALPGLGLYRTISLGNKTGAGPCEKSENVPGSPAPPELPSPGAWPPGSSASSGSLCGLSRDSSSMLLCSSPDRPPRCPLVCVLSPPRPSESSPSLPASGSYQALSPPSRDSPEHASELQAEEALLQEQFLDACRQIDELSMGSDTIDL; this comes from the exons ATGAGTGCGCGTGGGGCCGGAGCAGCGAGGTGGCCGTGGCTCCGCGCTGATGTGCGCGCCCGCCTGCCGGCCCGG GACCCCCGAGCTGCTGAAGAAGTGAGCTCCCTGCCCACCCGAGTTGCTGAGCCAGGTGGGGCCATGGCAGGCCGTGGCTGcctggagctggggctgttcTGCTGGGTCCTGCTTGCCGTACCTGTGGGTCCACAGCCTGCTTCCTCTGTACCAGGTGCCCCTCTTACTACTCTGACCCCACCACCTCAGAGTGAGGCCTCTATGCTCTCTCTCAACCTGGGGCTAAACTTCAAATTCCATCTCCGGGGACCTGCTGCTGTCTGGGGAAACCCTGTCACCGAgacccatcctctctctcctggaCTAGGCCAGGagtctgaggaagaggaggaaggcgaTCTGAGGACTGATCCCCTTTGGGAACTGCTGGTGGGGTCCCCTGGGAACTACCTCCCAGAGTGGGGCTCTGCCGAAGGCAGCTTTACACCCTGggcttcctccctgcctcccgaGTCCACATCCCGCCTCTCAGGGCCCACCAAGCGGCCCACTGCTCCCTCTCAACCTAGGATGGGCACCGTGACCTGGGCCACTGCTCTAACAGCGACACCACCTCCAACCAGTGCTCCCAGGCCTCATCAGAGTGAGCTTGAGCTGAAGTTTGATGTAGCTTTGAGAGCAGGTGCAGCCCCCACTCTTGGTCATCGGTCATTACCTCTGCTGCCCAGCCTGCGGGCCAGCCTGGCAGAGATTGCTGGGCGCCTGGGACCTTTTG GGTTCTTTGGTACCACTGTGTCCCCACTCCGGAACTTCTCAAGGCAGAGTTACCCAGGCACAACAGCACATCCAAGTTTTGCTTTTGAAGTGTCAGATTCCCCTG GGCTCTTTGGTACCACGGGGTCGCGTCCTCCACCTCTCCTGGAAAGGAAGTTCTCAAGCCCAAGCCTATTGGATTCAGTGGCTTCCCCGAGCTCTGCCTCAATCAAGACAACGCCAGTGCAACAAG ACCCCACTGTCTCCACTTCTGGCCCAGACGAACTCTCTCCTGCCAGCTTCGGGAATCCTTCAACACAGCCTGGATGTGAGCCAGGCTCTTGTAGTGATCCAGAGTTGCAGGATGACTTGGGACAGCCGCCTGCCTCCCCGCTGCCTCTCTTCTTCTTGACCCTGGAGGCCGACTGGGCAGAGGCTAGGGCTCGCTGGGGTCTGGCCTGGGAGGCCCATGTATATGGAGCAGGAGCTCTCTTCGGCTTGGTGGCTCTGCTGGCTCTGTTAGCTCTGGCCCTCTTGCCCTGGCGCTGTCCACCAGGCGCCCCCTGCCTGGCGTTGCTGGATCTGCTGCTGCTCTCCGCGGGGACCACTCGGGCCTTCCCGCTCTTCTACGACGCCTACGGGCATCGCGATCGGCTGCCGACTCTCGTCTGGCTGCTGCTGCAGGACCTTCCGCTGCCCTGCCTAGCTGCAGGTCTGGGGCTGGCTTGCCTGCTCCTGGCCCGACCGCGCACTCCGAGGTGCCCCGCCGGCTTAGCggcgctgctgctgctggggctggGGTTGGCGGCGGCGGCCGCCCTAGGGAGCGCCGTGCACCGCCCGCTGCGGCCGCTGCGGCTCGCCTCCCGCGGACTGCACGCCTTCCTCGCTGCCTTCTTGTCGGGGCTCCTGCTGGCACTCTCTTGTTGGGGCGGCCGGCGGCGGAGGGCCGGAGCACCCTTGGGAGGGGCTGGCTTTAAGGGTGCTACCCCTGTCCCGCAAGTGCGCAGCCCCTTCGCCCCGCGGGAGTCCTGGAGGCGAGCGGCACGCACAGCCCCGGTGGCCGGGACCTTTGGGCTGCTGAGCGGAGCCCTGCAGGGCTACGAGGTGCTTCACGCTCTGGGCTACGGAAGCCAAGCAGGTTTGGAGGGGCCCTGGCCCTGGTGGGCTTTCCAGCTAGGTCTGCGTCTGGGCGAGGTGGGCGTCGCGCTCCCGTTAGCGCTGCTTGGTCTCTACCCAGCGCTCTGCAGTCCACGTGTGCCGCGGCGCTGCTGGGCCAAGCTCTTCCGATTGTCTCCGGGACACGCTGCTCCGCTGCTGCCAGGAGGCTGGGTCCCCGGAATCCGAGACAAGGAGCCCCTGGGTAGCGCGATCGCACGTGGGGACGCAGAGCTGCTGCAGCTATGCGCCCTAGCAGGCCCAGGTCCCGATCTCCTTCTCCAAGGTGGCGGCTGCCGGGGCTTTGAAGGTGCGGGAGCCAACCCAACGCAGTCAACAGCCTCCTCCCCTAGCAGCGATTGCACGGTGGACTTCCGCCCGCCCTCACCCATCAACCTGCGGCGCAGCATCGAGGAAGCCCTCTGCAGCGAGGCACTTCTGGCTCCTGGCCTCTTTCAGGGCCCTGCCTTTGGGGAAGCCCTGCCTGGGCTCGGTCTCTACCGCACCATCTCACTGGGGAACAAGACAGGGGCAGGACCCTGTGAGAAGTCGGAGAATGTCcctggatccccagcacctccTGAGCTCCCATCTCCTGGGGCCTGGCCTCCCGGCAGCAGCGCCTCATCTGGCTCTCTGTGTGGACTCTCACGGGACAGCTCGTCCATGCTTCTGTGTTCCAGCCCCGACAGGCCCCCTCGCTGTCCCTTAGTCTGCGTCCTCAGTCCCCCGCGGCCCTCAGAAAGcagccccagcctcccagcctcAGGATCCTACCAGGCCCTATCCCCACCCTCCCGCGACTCCCCGGAACATGCTTCTGAACTGCAGGCTGAGGAGGCATTGCTGCAAGAGCAATTCCTGGATGCTTGTCGACAGATTGATGAGCTGAGCATGGGCAGCGACACCATAGACCTGTGA
- the Prrt4 gene encoding proline-rich transmembrane protein 4 isoform X2 has translation MAGRGCLELGLFCWVLLAVPVGPQPASSVPGAPLTTLTPPPQSEASMLSLNLGLNFKFHLRGPAAVWGNPVTETHPLSPGLGQESEEEEEGDLRTDPLWELLVGSPGNYLPEWGSAEGSFTPWASSLPPESTSRLSGPTKRPTAPSQPRMGTVTWATALTATPPPTSAPRPHQSELELKFDVALRAGAAPTLGHRSLPLLPSLRASLAEIAGRLGPFGFFGTTVSPLRNFSRQSYPGTTAHPSFAFEVSDSPGLFGTTGSRPPPLLERKFSSPSLLDSVASPSSASIKTTPVQQDPTVSTSGPDELSPASFGNPSTQPGCEPGSCSDPELQDDLGQPPASPLPLFFLTLEADWAEARARWGLAWEAHVYGRLHGGLPPALTHQPAAQHRGSPLQRGTSGSWPLSGPCLWGSPAWARSLPHHLTGEQDRGRTL, from the exons ATGGCAGGCCGTGGCTGcctggagctggggctgttcTGCTGGGTCCTGCTTGCCGTACCTGTGGGTCCACAGCCTGCTTCCTCTGTACCAGGTGCCCCTCTTACTACTCTGACCCCACCACCTCAGAGTGAGGCCTCTATGCTCTCTCTCAACCTGGGGCTAAACTTCAAATTCCATCTCCGGGGACCTGCTGCTGTCTGGGGAAACCCTGTCACCGAgacccatcctctctctcctggaCTAGGCCAGGagtctgaggaagaggaggaaggcgaTCTGAGGACTGATCCCCTTTGGGAACTGCTGGTGGGGTCCCCTGGGAACTACCTCCCAGAGTGGGGCTCTGCCGAAGGCAGCTTTACACCCTGggcttcctccctgcctcccgaGTCCACATCCCGCCTCTCAGGGCCCACCAAGCGGCCCACTGCTCCCTCTCAACCTAGGATGGGCACCGTGACCTGGGCCACTGCTCTAACAGCGACACCACCTCCAACCAGTGCTCCCAGGCCTCATCAGAGTGAGCTTGAGCTGAAGTTTGATGTAGCTTTGAGAGCAGGTGCAGCCCCCACTCTTGGTCATCGGTCATTACCTCTGCTGCCCAGCCTGCGGGCCAGCCTGGCAGAGATTGCTGGGCGCCTGGGACCTTTTG GGTTCTTTGGTACCACTGTGTCCCCACTCCGGAACTTCTCAAGGCAGAGTTACCCAGGCACAACAGCACATCCAAGTTTTGCTTTTGAAGTGTCAGATTCCCCTG GGCTCTTTGGTACCACGGGGTCGCGTCCTCCACCTCTCCTGGAAAGGAAGTTCTCAAGCCCAAGCCTATTGGATTCAGTGGCTTCCCCGAGCTCTGCCTCAATCAAGACAACGCCAGTGCAACAAG ACCCCACTGTCTCCACTTCTGGCCCAGACGAACTCTCTCCTGCCAGCTTCGGGAATCCTTCAACACAGCCTGGATGTGAGCCAGGCTCTTGTAGTGATCCAGAGTTGCAGGATGACTTGGGACAGCCGCCTGCCTCCCCGCTGCCTCTCTTCTTCTTGACCCTGGAGGCCGACTGGGCAGAGGCTAGGGCTCGCTGGGGTCTGGCCTGGGAGGCCCATGTATATGGA CGATTGCACGGTGGACTTCCGCCCGCCCTCACCCATCAACCTGCGGCGCAGCATCGAGGAAGCCCTCTGCAGCGAGGCACTTCTGGCTCCTGGCCTCTTTCAGGGCCCTGCCTTTGGGGAAGCCCTGCCTGGGCTCGGTCTCTACCGCACCATCTCACTGGGGAACAAGACAGGGGCAGGACCCTGTGA